From Mastacembelus armatus chromosome 9, fMasArm1.2, whole genome shotgun sequence:
TCCAAGTTTAGTGTTTTAAATAAGCCACTTTAGGCAGCATTTATCTAATAAATGTCTCATATTTCTAAGACATATTTCAATATATctcttttgaaaaataattcTATCTATACTTGATCTTTTTAGTAAGTAAATCTCTtccagtatatatattttttcttttttttttttctttaggtaCAGCACCCCACtgtgggtttttgttttccaaaagcACCTAATTTTTCTTACAATCAGACTGAATATTGCTTCAGTCAGAGTTCAAGGTTAAAGGATCCAAATGGTGCACCCTAAATAAGTCAACAAGGTCAATTCCCTTGAGACTGTAGCTCAAGCCCGGCAATATTAAGCCTGAACTCAAAAAAGTGTGACCAGTGCTAGAGGTCTGAACTCGCTGCATCCTCTTTGCCAAAAAGATCACAGCAGTCCAGTGTGGTCCTGCATCATATGAGACATCATCAGTTGCCACAGACGTCTCAATGCAGCAACTGGCTGACCAGGTCTGCACCCAAAGCCTCTTCAGGGTGACGCACAGGCCCAGGTAATGCTGATGTACCTCAAAATACAGATGGGACTTGCCCGCCCTGAGACACAAGGCACATGGGAGCAGGAGGTCAGCACCTGAGGGATGCCCAGGAGGGACAGAGGGAAGGGATGAGGAAGGAGGGTGGGGGTCATTTGGACTCATTTGGATTGTCCAGAGAATCCAAATGAGTCATGTGCTTGTAACAGACCACCTTATGAGACGTCGCTGGGCTGAGCGGATGTCCTGCAATGCCAAGGACGCCCCCCTGTAGCTGAGACCATGGCTCTGGGTGTTATGGGTCTGTGTGGGCAAGCTGTTCGTTACAGGTCACtttagacaaaaacacacacagccatggtGGGTGACGCAGGTGCTCTGACCCACTCCCACTCCGCACCTGCTGGTTTGAGCATGTCACACGTTTCACACTTCCTTATCGTCATCGCACAGACTACAGGTCAGCACCAGGTCAGTTCTTACACTGGATATCGACCAGGACGTGGAACTGGTACTGTCAAACTTAATTTGCTGGGCTACATGTGTGAGGTTATCAAATGGACAATCAATATATAAAGATATAGataaagatatatatatatatgtatatatttatatatatattttatcaaTGGGGAATCTCATACAGGAGCTGACTATTGCAGCCCGCACTCATTTAGCTATAACATCCACCTAAGCTTTAGAACATGTTTCTCTTATATAGACAGTAATTTCTCAgtcaaatataatttttattttactccGTAGTTTTAGCTTTTTAAGGTTCGGTTCGTCATGCACAGAACAGCTAGTCgttcctctgtgtttctgtttatctCCAGGCTTTGCATCATGTTGTCGGCTTCATCGCACCAGCCACCTCTCCATCAATCGTCGTCCACGTCGTCGCCCTCCGACTCCTCTCCGGGTCTCCTCTCGTACATCTTATCCCGGTGCCGCTCCTGGATCTCCTTCATCTCCTCGGCGTAGCGGCTGAACGCTCCCCCGAACTTGCTCCACGCCTTGAAGGGGATTGTTATAGAGTTTCTATAGCTGGGCTTCACCTCGCTCACACGTAAGAAAACTCCGTACTTGTTGGATCCCACGTCAAAAAAGAACCGCTTGGAGTCCACCATGATGGATGTGCCCTCCGGAAGCTCGCTGTAGCCCCCGGCCCCTCCGCCGCCGGCCAGCTCCTCCTCATCGCCCCCGTAGTCGTCTATCAACTTAGCCAAGGCGTCACGGAACTCTATTAAGCCCTGGGCCGGGAGTGCGATGGTTTGTCCGGCCTGCAGGCCAGCCCCTGGGATGCCGCCTACTCCAACTCCGAAACCGGGGCCTCGGTTGACGGTCTGCCGGATCCGGAGAAACCGACCTCTCTGGTTCTCCTTCAAATCGAGGTAGTATTTTCGGTTTTCGCGCACCAGAAACTCGCTCTTCAAGGCCCGTCTAGGCCCGGTGTCATCCCCACCGGATGATTGAGCGATCTGCTCCGGGGTGCTAGGGCCCAGCTGGGCGTAGTGCTCTATGAAATCCCCCAGGTAGTCGCGGAACTCCGCTGCCACTGACATGGAGAGGGTCAGTCGACTTTTGGAGCCCCCGGCGCCGACCTCGGCGATTTTGATGAACCGGCCTTTGGCGTTCTGTTTCACATCAAGGTAGAAGCGTTTGTTCTGAATGTCCAGCCGCTTCGAGGCCAGCTCCTGCGTCTCCGGTTCCCGCTGGTAATGCTGAAACCCACCGCCTCCTCCCCCTCCGCCACCGCTGCTGCCGCCGCGCTCACTGCCACTGTCCCCATCCGCCATCTTCGCCACCAGCAGCCCGTTTCTCTGCGCGTCTTTGACCCCCACCCCCTTTGCTCGCAAAGCTCGCGGAGGAAACCGGACGCTGGCTACTGGCCTTTGATTGGACGACGTGGCTGCCTGTCACATCATCGGCTAAGAACCCTGCGTTCTGATTCGCCAGTTCTCCTGCCTGTCAATAGAACGTGACCACCTTCTGGATGACATTCGAGATGTGTTGTATTTACAGTCCGTAACAGCTCTCATAGCCGTTTCAAGCTCCTATTTACTCAGAGATCCACCTGAGAATATGTCATTTGGTGCATTCACTGCTGCTATAACTAATTTTCTAATATAGACAGTACAAAACTATGTGTGTTTGAAGGAACTGAAGAGTTAATTCCTCCTGATAATGTATTTTGAACGTTAGTGGAATGGACGCCCCTGGAAGGACACTCCCGCCTACTTGCTGGTTTCGTGCGCAAAAGCAGACACGATGATCTTGGGGTGGGGGATGGGTGGCTGTCCTGTAAGCCTATCTTCAATTGGTCGATGCAGAGATTCGAAGTAACAAAGCCCGTTCTGATAGGCTGTCCGGACTCCCACGAGGGGTCGCAGGCGAAAGATTTGCGAAAGGGGTTATTGTTTCTTTGCTTTCGGAGCCGAAATTGTTTGCTATCTGCTCTGTTCTACAATCAAATAACGGGAACCGAAAAATGGTACGTGTTCGTCCGTTAAGCCTTAATGCATC
This genomic window contains:
- the LOC113138448 gene encoding transcriptional activator protein Pur-beta, translating into MADGDSGSERGGSSGGGGGGGGGFQHYQREPETQELASKRLDIQNKRFYLDVKQNAKGRFIKIAEVGAGGSKSRLTLSMSVAAEFRDYLGDFIEHYAQLGPSTPEQIAQSSGGDDTGPRRALKSEFLVRENRKYYLDLKENQRGRFLRIRQTVNRGPGFGVGVGGIPGAGLQAGQTIALPAQGLIEFRDALAKLIDDYGGDEEELAGGGGAGGYSELPEGTSIMVDSKRFFFDVGSNKYGVFLRVSEVKPSYRNSITIPFKAWSKFGGAFSRYAEEMKEIQERHRDKMYERRPGEESEGDDVDDD